GGGCTTTAGCCTCCTTCACCGCTTCCACGATTTTCTGCCTGTCAAAGGCCATTCTAGACATCCCTCCTTAGTTTTTATATTAAAAATTCAAGGGGGAGTAAAAGAGGATATTTTTAAACTTTTCCTCACTCCTTCTCGGCCTTCTCAAAAAGTTCGTCATAAACCCCCTCATCAATTTCCCTTTGTACAATCCTCGGATCCTTCCCTTCAACCGTAACCCCCATGCTTAAGGCCGTTCCAATGACCTCCTTAGCTGCCGCTTTTAATGTTAGTGCGAGCATTTGACTTCTCTTCATCTTGGCTATTTTTATAACCTGTTCCATGGTTAAGTTACCAACGATGTTGTGCTTAGGTTCTCCACTTCCCTTCTCAAGTCCAAGTTCCTTCTTTATCAACTGACTCGTCGGTGGAACACCGACCTCAATTTCGAACTGCTTTGTTACTGGATCAACTATTATCTTCACTGGAACCTGCATTCCGGCGAATTCCTTAGTCGCTTCGTTTATCTTATCAACGACTTGCTTTACATTTAATCCAAGTGGTCCTATCGCGGGACCAAGAGGAGGACCGGGAGTTGCCTTTCCTCCCTCAACTAGAACCTCAACGACCTGCTTCTTCATTCCCTCTCACCTCATTCCTCCTTCTGACGCTTGCTTATAAGCCTAACGTATTCCCCTCTAACAGTTACTGGAATCGGTACTATAGCTCCAATAAGCTCAACTACTATCTCATCCTTGCTTTCATCAACCCTAACAACCTTTGCCTTTTCACCCTTGAAGGGTCCAGAGATTAGTTCAACGATATCTCCAGGTTCAAGGCCACTAACAGCAGGCTTCTCCTCGAGGAAATGTTCGATCTCGCTAAAGGGAATCTCTCCGGGTAAAACACCTCTCGCATGCCTTATTCCCCTAATAGCTTCATCTACAACACTCTTTTCGGGAGCTTCTATGAAGATGTAACCTTTAACCTTTGAAGGGGCTAAAATGGCATAAATTGGAAGATTATAAGTTTTAACCTTACTGTAGATAAGTCTCGCAGTATTCTCTTCCTGCCCCTGGGTAACTCTCACTGCAAATATTTTTCCACCCATTTTTTTCATCCTCCAAGCATTAAAATTCCTATAATTCTAATTAGCATACCAACAAGCCCTATGACAAGTATCCCTAAGCCTGTAATTTTAGCTGCCTTTTTGTACTCCTCCCATCCGGGCTTCTTCGTTACCAGGAACACTCTCTTCGACTCCTTGAAAAAGTTCCTGACCCTCTCCTGGAACTCTGGCATCTCCTACCCCCACAACTTGATGGTTATTTAATTTAAAAATTTTAAGAAAAGTTAGAGCTCTGGTATATCAATCTTCACAGGTGTTGTCTCCTCCTCGGAGGGAGCTGGTGTTTCTTCCTGGAACGTGACGTATCTTGAAGTGATACCCGTGACTATCACCATAACCCTAATCGTCTTTTCAAGCTCAGGCTCAAGCTGAATTCCCCAAATTACTTGGGCTTTAGGATCTACGTTTCTAGTAACGTACTCTATGATCTGCTGGGCTTCCTCAAGCTTTACATCCGCGCCACTTATACTTATGAGTGCCCCCTTAGCACCGCTTATATCAACGTCTAGGAGGGGACTATTAAGGGCCTGTTCAGCTGCCTCTAAGGCTCTCTTTTCGCTATCGCTTTCACCAATTCCAATCATGGCTACCCCGCCATCCTTCATGACGGCCCTAACGTCGTTAAAGTCTAAGTTAACTAATCCTGGCTTAGTTATTAGCTCAGTTATCCCCTTAACGGCCTGAACGAGTATCTCATCAGCCACCTTAAAGGCCATTTGGATCGGTAACTTAGGGGCGACCTCAAGTAGCTTATCGTTCGGAATTACTATCACAGTGTCAGAAGCCTTTGCAAGCCTTTTAAGACCGTATT
This Pyrococcus horikoshii OT3 DNA region includes the following protein-coding sequences:
- a CDS encoding 50S ribosomal protein L11; the protein is MKKQVVEVLVEGGKATPGPPLGPAIGPLGLNVKQVVDKINEATKEFAGMQVPVKIIVDPVTKQFEIEVGVPPTSQLIKKELGLEKGSGEPKHNIVGNLTMEQVIKIAKMKRSQMLALTLKAAAKEVIGTALSMGVTVEGKDPRIVQREIDEGVYDELFEKAEKE
- a CDS encoding transcription elongation factor Spt5 gives rise to the protein MGGKIFAVRVTQGQEENTARLIYSKVKTYNLPIYAILAPSKVKGYIFIEAPEKSVVDEAIRGIRHARGVLPGEIPFSEIEHFLEEKPAVSGLEPGDIVELISGPFKGEKAKVVRVDESKDEIVVELIGAIVPIPVTVRGEYVRLISKRQKEE
- a CDS encoding protein translocase SEC61 complex subunit gamma, with amino-acid sequence MPEFQERVRNFFKESKRVFLVTKKPGWEEYKKAAKITGLGILVIGLVGMLIRIIGILMLGG
- the ftsZ gene encoding cell division protein FtsZ — its product is MLKLVENVVERVSSEETKVQEVQVPQSSIDEELKKIVEQIKARIHVVGVGGAGCNTVNRMMEVGVTGAKIIAVNTDAQDLLKVKAHQKILIGKEITRGLGAGNDPKIGEEAAKESEREIREALEGADMVFVTCGLGGGTGTGAAPVIAEMARKMGALTVSVVTLPFTMEGIRRAKNAEYGLKRLAKASDTVIVIPNDKLLEVAPKLPIQMAFKVADEILVQAVKGITELITKPGLVNLDFNDVRAVMKDGGVAMIGIGESDSEKRALEAAEQALNSPLLDVDISGAKGALISISGADVKLEEAQQIIEYVTRNVDPKAQVIWGIQLEPELEKTIRVMVIVTGITSRYVTFQEETPAPSEEETTPVKIDIPEL